The genomic window CGTGCTGAAGCCGATGATCAAGTCCGGTTCGAGCTCGATGATCTTCTCCAGACTTTCCTCTGAAACTTCTTCTACGTCCTTCAAGGCTTCTTCAAAATGGGGATTAGTCTTGGACCAGGAATCGACTCCGACCAGATTCACGCCCAGCTGCATGACATTGCCCGTGAAGGAAGCCAGAACGATGACGCGCTGCGGATCAGCCGGCACTTGGATGGGACCACGCTCTGATTCATAGATGATCGTATCAGGCGAATTTTCTCCAGCAGCGTTGCTGTCGCTGCTCTGTTCGTTGTTGCTATGCTGGGCACCGGTGTCGACCGGAGGAGCGGCGGTATTACTGCCGCATGCGCTAATAACTAGCAACAGCAGCAGGATGAAGGGCATCCAGATTTGTTTCGGTTTCATGTTGATTCTCTCCTTTGATCAAATTGTAGGTAACGCACATAGGCTTGTTCGTTCTGGGATCTCGGCCAATTTCGGCATCAATGTGAAATACATGGCGCAGGACATCCTTCCGCATAACTTCCTCTGCGCTTCCGGCTTTTACGATGCGGCCATCTTTCATGGCGATCAAATGGTCGGCAAACCGTGCGGCCTGATTGAGGTCGTGGAGCACCATGACAATGGTGCGCCCCTGTTCTTCGTTCAGCTTCTGCAGCAGCTCCAGCACTTCCAATTGATGTGCCAAATCGAGGTAAGTCGTCGGCTCATCGAGAAAGATCATATCCGTTTCCTGAGCCAGGGCCATCGCAATCCAGACGCGTTGCTTCTGTCCGCCGGACAAGGCGTCGACTGGACGGTACTTGTAATGCAAGGTGCCGGTTACCTCCATCGCCCAATCGATAACTTCGCAATCCCGTTTGCTCAACCTGCCGAGTCCCTGCTGATAGGGGTATCGGCCATATGAAACAAGCTCGCCTGCCGTCAAGCCGCTGGCAGATTCCTGAGTCTGTGGAAGAATGGCCAGCTTCTTGGCGATCTCCTTCGTCTTTTCTTGCATGATCGGCTTCCCATCAAGAATGACCGCGCCTGCCTGAACCGGAATAATACGGGTCATCGCCTTAAGCAATGTGGACTTGCCGCAGCCGTTGGGTCCGAGTATCGTCGTGATCTGCTGATTCGGAATGGTCGCCGTAAGCTCCTGAATAATTCGGTGCTCACCGTAGCCGACTTGTAGTTTATCCGCAAGTAATCGCAAAATCGTACACCTCCATGTGTTGGAATAAAAGGGATAAAACCCTTGCGATCAGAGACCTGATTGAAGACAAAGGACTATACCGGGAAGAAAGGAAGCCAATAGTGCCGAAGCGCCAGACACAATGACTCGGACTAAAGCCATCATTTACGTGAGAGCATGTAAGGTAGATCCAACAAGCCCAATCGATAATGATTATCAATATCACATTGAATACTATAAATTCAGATGATTTTGATTGTCAACCACTTTTTTTCGGCCAGAAGCAGTTGATTAATGAGCATGGAGCTTCTATAATCATATGAGAATGATAATCATTCACATTCATATTGTACAAACGGATGGTGATCGGATTGAATCCGGAACATATTTATGACGTAACAGTTATAGGCGGAGGGCCTGCGGGACTTTATGCAGCGTTCTACAGCGGACTTCGCGAGATGAAGACCAAGATTATCGAATATCAGCCCCAACTAGGCGGCAAGCTGCATGTGTATCCCGAAAAGATGATCTGGGATGTGGGCGGATTAACGCCGCTGCCCGGCGCCAAGCTGCTGGAGCAGCTTGTGTCGCAAGGGCTGACGTTCGACCCGACGGTCGTCCTTGGGGAGAAGGTGGAGGCAATTCAGCGCGAGCCCAATGGCCTCTTCGTGCTTCCGACCGCATCCGGCCAGCTCCATTATTCCAGAACCGTCATCGTTGCGATAGGCAGTGGCATTTTGAATCCGCACAAGCTGGAAATTGAGGGTGCCGAGCGCTTTGAAATCACCAATCTGAACTACACAGTGAAATCGCTGAAGCAATTCAAGGATAAGGTGGTACTCGTTTCGGGAGGAGGAAATACCGCGGTGGATTGGGCGAATGAGCTGCTGATGGTTGCGCGAAAGGTAATTGTCGTGCACCGGAAGGAAGCCTTCTCCGGTCATGAAGCCCAGGTTAAGCAGCTGCTGAACAGCAAGGCTGAATGTCTGTTGCACACGACGATTACGAAGCTGATCGCAGGCAAGTCGCATGAGCGTATTGAACAGGTTCAGCTCACCAACAAGCAGACAGGCGAGGTCTTTGCACTCGAGGTTGATGAAGTTGTGATCAATCATGGCTATGACCGCGACAGCTCATTGCTGGATTGCAGCGAACTGCCAATTGAACGAAAAGACGGGTACTACATTGCAGGCAATGCAAAGAGCGAATCCTCGATTGAAGGGCTGTACGCAGCCGGGGATATTTTGAGCTACGAAGGAAAGGTGCACCTGATTGCAGGTGCTTTTCAAGATGCGGCGAACGCAGTGAACCGGGCGAAGCAGTTCTTGGAGCCGGGCGCTGGCAGCACGGCAATGGTTTCCTCTCACAATGAGCGGTTCGCAGAACGCAATCGGGCATTAATCAGGCAGTTGATGCGTTAACATGCAGCGGCGCTTATTCGAACCGGCTGATTGGCTCGGAGGCGCAACATGGCGCGGGCGTGCAGCCCGGTACCATTGATAGCAAAAAAGGATGATCATGGCAGCCCCAACCGCATCGCCGCCATAATACATAAGCTGGCTTCCCGCTGTCGCTTGGTCAAGCGGGACGCCTTTCGGAGGATGGGCGTATAGATGCTTGGCCAGGATGCTATGGCCTGCCGAGGCCAGCAGCAGCACAGCGGCCCGGTAAGCAAATCGGGTTCGGTGCGGTGTCGGATCGATCGGAATGATGGCAACGGTATAGAGATATCCGGCTATAAAAAAATGAGCGTGAATGAATAGATGCAGCAGCAAGTTGTGATGCATGGCTTCGTATACGGGTGTTGCGTACAGCCCCCACAGTCCGCCCACATGCAAGAATGAAGCAAGAAGCGGGTCGCCCAGAATGCGCAATGGGCGGCTCTTTAGCGTGCACGCAAGCTTGCGTGCGGCATTTGTTGAGATCGTTCGGTATAATAGAGAGAAGGGAGCGGCAAGAGCGGCCAGGAGCGGCGCCACCATGCCAAGCAGCAAATGAGCCAGCATATGGGCAGCAAAATCTGCGTGCGCCTTCTCTGCCAAAGGTCCTGCTAATGAGACAGCAGCGCTAAGCATTGCTGCGCTCCATAAGGCAAGGCGATAGAGGGGAACAGGCTTGCCGCGCAGGCCGGATATGTACATAGCCGTGATATAGAGGACGATGGAGACTAGGCAGATTCCGATAACCAATGCGCCCCAATGCCAATCGCTTGCAGCCTGCAGCGGTTCATGCCCGACGTGCATCGCGCTGACCTCCCGTCTGCATGGAGGAACGGGGGCGACGCCCGATTAGTGCTCCGCCTGCCACGATCATCAGCAGCGCAATCCCATTCCAGACCAAATCATAATAGAAGACATGATCCACATAGCGAATTTGATGAATGCCCATGACTTTATGCTGAATCAGTCCGTCGTAAAGCTGGAAGAGGCCGGCGCCTAGCCAGATGCTTCCGAACCAGCGCTTCACTTGCAGCATGTCCTTTCTGCGGAGGTCGGCGAACAGGAACAACCCGCCGATGGTGGCCAGCCAGCTGAACGCGTGGAAGAAGCCGTCGGACACTAGACCGATGCTTGTTGTGGACTTGTCATAGAAGTGATGCCAATGAAGCAGCTGGTGGAAAATCGCTTCATCGAGGAAGGCGACCATGCCAATGCCGAACAGGCCGCCAGAAACCAGATTTCTCCTTGCCGCCGTTCCATTCGATGAAGCAGTCTTATAGGAATGAGCTTGCATGCCTGCACCTCCGCATCACTAGGAAACCTTCTTCCATTCAACCAGTTTAGCCAGATTGGCGGAGAGTCAATCCTAGTTTGTCCCCATAGGTTTAATCCGGAACTAACGAGAGGATGCTAAAGAGAAAGACAGCCATTCTAATTGAAACAGATCATGGAGGATTTGCGATATGGAATATGTTTGGTTGCTAGCTGGATTTGCTCTGCTCATTTTTGGAGCGAACTACTTTGTGGAAGGGTCTGCCAAAATCGCTGCGATGCTTCGCGTCCCTCCCTTGCTGATCGGCCTGACCATTGTTGCCTTCGGCACAAGCTCTCCTGAAGCTACGGTCAGCATCATTGCGTCCATTAACGGCAGCGCGGGCGTATCGCTGGGCAATGTAATTGGCAGCAATGTGTTTAACACGACCTTGGTTATCGGCGTCACCGCCATTATCCTCGCCATCCAGGTACAAGGGGAGACGATCCGCAAGGAAATCCCG from Xylanibacillus composti includes these protein-coding regions:
- a CDS encoding ABC transporter ATP-binding protein; the encoded protein is MLRLLADKLQVGYGEHRIIQELTATIPNQQITTILGPNGCGKSTLLKAMTRIIPVQAGAVILDGKPIMQEKTKEIAKKLAILPQTQESASGLTAGELVSYGRYPYQQGLGRLSKRDCEVIDWAMEVTGTLHYKYRPVDALSGGQKQRVWIAMALAQETDMIFLDEPTTYLDLAHQLEVLELLQKLNEEQGRTIVMVLHDLNQAARFADHLIAMKDGRIVKAGSAEEVMRKDVLRHVFHIDAEIGRDPRTNKPMCVTYNLIKGENQHETETNLDALHPAAVASY
- a CDS encoding NAD(P)/FAD-dependent oxidoreductase, producing MNPEHIYDVTVIGGGPAGLYAAFYSGLREMKTKIIEYQPQLGGKLHVYPEKMIWDVGGLTPLPGAKLLEQLVSQGLTFDPTVVLGEKVEAIQREPNGLFVLPTASGQLHYSRTVIVAIGSGILNPHKLEIEGAERFEITNLNYTVKSLKQFKDKVVLVSGGGNTAVDWANELLMVARKVIVVHRKEAFSGHEAQVKQLLNSKAECLLHTTITKLIAGKSHERIEQVQLTNKQTGEVFALEVDEVVINHGYDRDSSLLDCSELPIERKDGYYIAGNAKSESSIEGLYAAGDILSYEGKVHLIAGAFQDAANAVNRAKQFLEPGAGSTAMVSSHNERFAERNRALIRQLMR
- a CDS encoding cytochrome c oxidase assembly protein translates to MHVGHEPLQAASDWHWGALVIGICLVSIVLYITAMYISGLRGKPVPLYRLALWSAAMLSAAVSLAGPLAEKAHADFAAHMLAHLLLGMVAPLLAALAAPFSLLYRTISTNAARKLACTLKSRPLRILGDPLLASFLHVGGLWGLYATPVYEAMHHNLLLHLFIHAHFFIAGYLYTVAIIPIDPTPHRTRFAYRAAVLLLASAGHSILAKHLYAHPPKGVPLDQATAGSQLMYYGGDAVGAAMIILFCYQWYRAARPRHVAPPSQSAGSNKRRCMLTHQLPD
- a CDS encoding DUF2243 domain-containing protein, which encodes MQAHSYKTASSNGTAARRNLVSGGLFGIGMVAFLDEAIFHQLLHWHHFYDKSTTSIGLVSDGFFHAFSWLATIGGLFLFADLRRKDMLQVKRWFGSIWLGAGLFQLYDGLIQHKVMGIHQIRYVDHVFYYDLVWNGIALLMIVAGGALIGRRPRSSMQTGGQRDARRA